In the genome of Ignavibacteria bacterium, one region contains:
- a CDS encoding LptF/LptG family permease — MKILDRYILKNFIQNFFFGLFCFIIIFILIDLFENLDKFVDRQVPTGIIINYYLNFVPEIIKLLIPVATLLASLFTISRFNTYSEFTAMQSGGMSLARYLTPIIGFGLILTIFSLYFNGWIVPESNKTKFALERTYLGKNQIRAQVQNLYLQDNFNRIITLGVYNEAENKAQNVSVQVFNADTLTNLKYRLDIYEMKWDSVNSDWKGKNIIYREFINDSTVSLEEYKERNISDFQQIGKINLTPGIITKNQLKPDELSISEYRQFIDNLKSSGLASERAEVDYYSKFSFPFASLITILFGASISVNRRRGGAALQFGISILVSFIYLGFVKISQVFGYNGEMSPVLTAWFANIIFLAIAVVNFLRMRI; from the coding sequence TTGAAGATTTTAGACAGGTACATATTAAAAAATTTCATACAGAATTTCTTTTTCGGGCTGTTCTGCTTTATAATTATTTTCATTCTGATTGATTTATTTGAAAATCTGGATAAATTTGTTGACAGACAGGTTCCGACCGGCATTATCATAAACTATTATTTAAATTTTGTTCCGGAAATAATAAAATTGCTTATTCCAGTTGCAACATTGCTTGCTTCCCTATTCACTATTTCCCGGTTTAATACATATTCTGAGTTTACCGCGATGCAGTCAGGCGGAATGAGCTTAGCGCGTTACTTAACTCCCATAATCGGCTTTGGATTAATTTTAACCATATTCTCACTTTATTTTAACGGATGGATTGTCCCTGAGTCAAATAAAACAAAATTTGCTCTGGAAAGAACGTATTTGGGTAAAAATCAAATAAGAGCACAGGTTCAGAATTTATATTTACAGGACAATTTCAACCGCATAATAACACTCGGTGTATATAATGAAGCAGAAAATAAGGCGCAGAACGTTTCTGTTCAGGTTTTTAATGCAGATACACTTACTAACTTAAAGTATAGGTTAGATATATATGAGATGAAATGGGACAGTGTTAATTCAGACTGGAAAGGTAAAAATATTATATACCGCGAGTTTATTAATGATTCTACAGTTAGTTTAGAGGAATACAAAGAACGAAACATAAGCGATTTTCAACAGATTGGAAAAATCAATCTAACACCGGGTATAATAACTAAAAACCAGTTAAAGCCGGATGAACTAAGTATATCAGAGTACAGGCAGTTCATTGATAATCTTAAATCCAGCGGATTGGCAAGCGAGCGCGCCGAGGTTGATTATTATTCAAAGTTCTCCTTCCCTTTCGCAAGCTTGATTACGATACTGTTCGGTGCATCAATTTCGGTGAACCGCCGTCGCGGTGGCGCAGCACTGCAGTTCGGGATAAGTATATTGGTAAGTTTTATATATCTCGGCTTTGTAAAAATCTCTCAGGTTTTTGGTTATAACGGTGAGATGAGTCCGGTTTTGACAGCATGGTTTGCAAACATAATTTTTCTTGCAATTGCAGTTGTGAATTTTTTAAGGATGAGGATATGA
- the nuoK gene encoding NADH-quinone oxidoreductase subunit NuoK, translating into MIELNNFLILSTILFSIGVVGVLVRRNAIIIFMSIELMLNAINISFVAFSSFLGDINGQIFVFMVLTVAAAEAAIGLAIVISLFRNKETVNIDEINILKW; encoded by the coding sequence ATGATTGAATTAAACAATTTTCTGATTTTAAGTACGATTTTGTTTTCAATTGGTGTTGTGGGAGTTTTGGTTCGCAGAAATGCCATTATAATATTCATGAGCATTGAGCTTATGCTGAATGCCATTAATATATCATTCGTGGCATTCTCATCGTTTTTAGGTGATATAAACGGTCAGATTTTTGTGTTTATGGTGCTCACTGTTGCGGCTGCTGAAGCGGCAATCGGACTTGCCATAGTAATTTCATTGTTCAGGAATAAAGAGACCGTCAATATTGACGAAATCAATATTCTTAAGTGGTAA
- the nuoL gene encoding NADH-quinone oxidoreductase subunit L — MAQYFYLVVLLPLIGFLVNGIFGRRINNEKLSGWFSSLMVLIPFLIGCSIFFEFMSLPPEARVLNLNYFSWIATGNLSIDYAFYVDTLSISLFLIVTGIGFLIHVYSIGYMHGDPGFAKFFAFLNLFIFAMLNLILGSNFLLVFLGWEGVGLASYLLIGFWYDKTFTGVAAKKAFVVNRIGDFGFMIAMFLIFTTFGTLDIQGFLGNIAGLEVGNSLLLAIALLLFLGACGKSAQIPLFVWLPDAMAGPTPVSALIHAATMVTAGIYLVARTSLLYALAPVATNVVLIIGVLTALIAATIALKQNDIKKILAYSTVSQLGFMFIALGSFAFHVAIFHLITHAFFKALLFLGSGSVIHGMHGEQDITKMGGLKNKMKITFVTFFIGSLAISGIPPLSGFFSKDEIMFDTYVTDGPIFYILTVITAACTAFYMWRLMGLTFYGKPRYDEAHVHPHESPSTMTIPLIILTVLATLGGFIGLPHFLGPNLLGEWLAPVFANAVAVVSTYHPEHHVSLALELGLLAISVVVAVTMIILAMKKFTKQETFPEPQGFGKVLENKYYVDEIYEAGIVKPIQEGSDKILWKIFDVKIIDGFVNGVANYISRLSFDWRKIQTGVIQDYTTLTVLGIVVVLVYLLFK; from the coding sequence ATGGCGCAATACTTCTATCTTGTTGTTCTCTTACCTTTAATCGGCTTTTTAGTTAACGGAATATTCGGCAGAAGAATCAACAATGAAAAACTTTCCGGTTGGTTCAGCTCGCTGATGGTGTTAATCCCCTTTCTTATCGGATGCTCAATCTTCTTTGAGTTTATGTCCCTGCCTCCTGAAGCTCGGGTTCTCAATCTGAATTACTTCAGCTGGATTGCAACAGGAAATCTTTCAATCGATTATGCGTTTTATGTCGATACTCTTTCCATTTCTTTATTCTTAATTGTAACTGGTATAGGATTTTTAATCCACGTTTATTCAATCGGCTATATGCACGGCGACCCCGGGTTTGCAAAGTTTTTTGCATTCCTGAATTTGTTTATCTTCGCAATGCTTAACTTGATTCTTGGAAGTAATTTTCTACTTGTGTTCCTCGGATGGGAAGGCGTTGGTTTAGCTTCATATTTGCTTATCGGTTTCTGGTATGATAAAACATTTACAGGAGTCGCGGCAAAGAAAGCATTTGTCGTTAACAGAATCGGTGACTTTGGTTTTATGATTGCGATGTTTTTAATTTTTACAACTTTTGGAACTCTTGACATACAGGGATTTTTAGGAAACATTGCCGGACTCGAAGTTGGTAACTCACTGCTTCTCGCAATTGCGTTATTGCTCTTCCTTGGTGCTTGCGGTAAGTCCGCGCAGATTCCTTTGTTCGTATGGCTTCCTGACGCTATGGCAGGTCCGACACCGGTATCTGCACTCATCCACGCGGCTACGATGGTAACTGCAGGTATTTATCTTGTTGCAAGAACTTCCCTGCTTTATGCGCTTGCGCCTGTTGCTACAAACGTTGTTTTAATCATAGGCGTGCTGACTGCTTTAATAGCAGCAACGATTGCCCTCAAACAAAATGACATCAAAAAAATTCTTGCATATTCAACCGTCTCACAGCTTGGATTTATGTTTATTGCACTTGGCAGTTTTGCATTTCACGTTGCAATATTTCACTTAATAACTCACGCGTTTTTCAAAGCATTGTTATTTCTTGGTTCGGGTTCTGTTATTCACGGAATGCACGGCGAACAGGACATTACAAAAATGGGCGGATTGAAAAACAAAATGAAAATTACTTTTGTAACGTTTTTCATCGGCTCGCTTGCGATATCTGGTATTCCTCCCCTATCAGGGTTCTTTTCGAAAGACGAAATTATGTTTGACACATACGTTACTGATGGACCAATATTTTATATTTTAACTGTAATAACTGCCGCATGCACGGCATTTTATATGTGGCGTTTGATGGGGCTGACTTTCTACGGAAAGCCAAGATATGATGAAGCGCACGTTCACCCGCATGAGTCCCCTTCGACAATGACCATTCCATTAATTATTCTTACTGTTTTAGCGACTCTCGGCGGATTTATCGGGCTTCCTCATTTCTTAGGACCAAATCTTTTGGGTGAATGGCTTGCTCCGGTTTTTGCCAATGCAGTTGCTGTAGTTTCTACATACCATCCCGAACATCATGTATCGCTTGCGCTTGAGCTCGGACTTCTAGCCATATCTGTTGTTGTTGCTGTAACAATGATTATACTTGCTATGAAGAAGTTCACAAAGCAGGAAACTTTCCCTGAGCCGCAGGGATTCGGAAAGGTTCTCGAGAACAAATATTATGTTGATGAAATTTATGAAGCAGGTATCGTAAAGCCGATTCAGGAAGGTTCGGATAAAATTCTCTGGAAAATTTTTGATGTTAAAATAATCGACGGCTTTGTTAACGGAGTCGCAAATTACATATCACGCCTCAGCTTCGACTGGCGTAAAATCCAAACCGGCGTTATTCAGGATTATACAACTTTAACTGTATTGGGAATTGTTGTTGTGCTGGTGTATTTGTTATTTAAGTAA
- a CDS encoding SRPBCC domain-containing protein, whose product MRKDLVVEESVDVNASVEKVWDALTNPAIIKDYLYGTDTITDWKPGSKITFQGEYEGKQYKDGGEILEFVPEKKLVYTYWSGFSGLENTPENHSIITYTVDKISDNKTRFTWTQKGFAGEEQYNHMKSGVKGFLQGVKKVMER is encoded by the coding sequence ATGAGAAAAGATTTAGTAGTTGAAGAATCTGTTGACGTTAATGCAAGCGTTGAAAAAGTATGGGATGCACTTACAAATCCTGCAATCATAAAAGATTATTTATACGGAACCGATACGATTACTGATTGGAAGCCCGGAAGCAAAATTACTTTTCAGGGTGAGTACGAAGGGAAACAATATAAAGACGGCGGCGAGATACTTGAATTCGTTCCTGAAAAAAAACTTGTTTACACTTACTGGAGCGGTTTCTCAGGATTGGAGAATACACCGGAAAATCATTCCATCATAACCTACACCGTCGATAAAATTTCGGATAACAAGACAAGATTCACCTGGACTCAGAAAGGTTTTGCAGGCGAAGAGCAATATAACCATATGAAAAGCGGTGTAAAAGGATTTTTGCAGGGTGTAAAGAAAGTGATGGAGAGATAA
- a CDS encoding aspartate/glutamate racemase family protein, which translates to MKTLGLIGGLSYVSTLTYYKTINELTYEKLGGENSARLLLYSLNFQDYRTFADSGNWQGMEDSLTEISGLLENAGAQCIVICSNTPHLLADKVRKRINLPLIHIAEETGKEIKKNNIKKIGLLGTKFTMDSKFYNEKLAQLGIETIIPDEKDRAYIHHTIINEFCKDIFKPETKQGYLNIIDKLKQQGIEGVILGCTEINLLLNQKDLDIKVFDTIQIHCKAAVDFSLS; encoded by the coding sequence ATGAAGACTTTAGGACTTATAGGCGGGTTGAGCTATGTTTCGACTCTGACTTATTATAAAACAATTAACGAACTTACATACGAGAAGCTTGGCGGAGAAAATTCTGCCAGGCTTCTTCTTTATTCATTAAATTTTCAGGATTACCGGACGTTTGCCGATTCAGGAAACTGGCAGGGAATGGAAGATAGTCTGACGGAAATTTCGGGCTTACTCGAAAATGCAGGAGCGCAATGCATAGTGATTTGTTCAAATACTCCTCATTTACTTGCGGATAAAGTGCGCAAAAGAATTAATCTTCCTTTAATTCACATTGCAGAAGAAACAGGAAAAGAAATTAAGAAAAACAATATTAAGAAAATAGGTCTGCTCGGAACGAAGTTTACGATGGACAGCAAATTTTATAATGAAAAACTCGCACAGCTTGGAATTGAAACCATCATTCCTGATGAAAAGGACAGAGCATACATTCATCACACGATTATTAATGAATTCTGCAAAGATATTTTCAAACCTGAAACAAAACAGGGATATCTTAACATAATCGATAAGCTGAAGCAGCAGGGAATAGAAGGAGTTATATTAGGATGTACTGAAATTAATTTACTTCTTAATCAAAAAGATTTGGATATAAAAGTTTTTGACACGATACAAATTCACTGCAAAGCCGCGGTTGACTTTTCACTTTCCTAA
- a CDS encoding c-type cytochrome, producing the protein MKKFIILFLLFAAIGCGKKTEQNNQTGNQTNTTGSTAGNDLAVKGKEIFYMKSDVNNLACADCHSDGTNSGNSLTQYFSNVIKADKRASTYSGKFTGDAVKQNAGGATVCYKSYLKKKEDMPSDMINALNAYYESLPGNDTAVMVYQTIALPTRDKTKLAPLQEQIGKLTGNADNGKMLFDKACGLCHNPDSKIKKVPDLFDDFEGNYKSVSYNVYLGDGQMPFYHMDKLSPQDIADLTAFLTAKK; encoded by the coding sequence ATGAAAAAATTTATAATTCTTTTTTTACTTTTTGCCGCAATCGGATGCGGAAAAAAAACCGAACAAAATAATCAGACCGGCAACCAGACAAATACAACGGGCTCGACTGCAGGAAATGATTTGGCTGTAAAAGGAAAAGAAATTTTCTATATGAAGTCTGATGTGAACAACCTCGCCTGCGCCGACTGCCACAGCGACGGGACTAACTCGGGAAATTCACTTACACAATATTTTTCAAATGTAATAAAAGCAGACAAGCGCGCCTCGACATACTCAGGCAAGTTCACGGGGGATGCTGTTAAGCAAAATGCCGGCGGAGCTACAGTTTGTTATAAATCATATCTTAAGAAAAAAGAAGATATGCCGAGTGATATGATTAATGCGTTGAATGCTTATTATGAATCACTTCCGGGTAATGATACTGCTGTAATGGTTTATCAGACCATTGCTCTTCCGACAAGAGATAAAACAAAATTGGCACCTTTGCAGGAGCAGATAGGGAAGCTTACCGGCAATGCTGACAATGGAAAGATGCTTTTTGATAAAGCCTGCGGCTTGTGTCATAACCCTGACAGCAAAATAAAAAAAGTACCTGATTTGTTCGATGATTTTGAAGGAAATTATAAAAGCGTCTCATATAATGTTTATCTCGGTGACGGTCAGATGCCTTTTTATCACATGGATAAATTATCTCCTCAGGATATTGCCGATTTAACTGCGTTCCTTACTGCAAAAAAATAA
- a CDS encoding RsmE family RNA methyltransferase, which produces MEYYYTPKENINKNYLYIIGDERKHLAKVLRKKIGDKIEVTDGELSVYECKIIEIEKERIKCEIINKKHNVNEPALKIRLFIGQLRNHDRFEFAIEKAVELGVNQIYPVISKYTVTNEKLNETKLKRLSKIIISAMSQSQRCFLPILHKSVSFDELLELTRNDKEKIVMYEFSGSENKLDEKISSDTINLLIGPEGGFSEDEINQLKNNGWKVKSLGERKLRAETAAIVSLYRILNN; this is translated from the coding sequence ATGGAATATTATTACACTCCTAAAGAAAACATTAATAAGAATTATTTGTATATAATTGGAGATGAGCGCAAGCATCTTGCAAAGGTTCTTAGAAAAAAGATAGGTGATAAAATTGAAGTTACTGACGGTGAGTTAAGTGTTTATGAATGCAAAATTATCGAAATTGAAAAAGAGCGGATAAAATGTGAAATTATAAATAAGAAGCATAACGTAAACGAACCTGCGTTAAAAATCAGGTTGTTTATAGGACAGCTGCGAAACCATGACAGGTTTGAATTTGCAATAGAAAAAGCAGTTGAGCTGGGAGTAAATCAAATTTACCCGGTCATTTCTAAATACACGGTTACCAACGAAAAATTAAATGAAACAAAACTTAAAAGGTTAAGTAAAATTATCATCTCTGCAATGTCGCAGTCGCAGAGGTGTTTTTTACCTATTCTTCATAAATCGGTTAGTTTTGATGAGTTGCTTGAATTGACGCGAAACGATAAAGAGAAAATTGTGATGTATGAATTCTCAGGTTCGGAAAACAAGCTTGATGAAAAAATCTCTTCGGATACGATTAATTTGCTGATTGGTCCTGAGGGAGGTTTTTCTGAAGATGAAATAAATCAGCTTAAAAATAACGGGTGGAAAGTTAAATCACTCGGAGAAAGAAAATTAAGAGCTGAAACTGCCGCCATAGTTTCCCTATACAGAATATTAAACAATTAA